Within the Chloroflexota bacterium genome, the region CGCATCAACCGGAGACGTGATCCTCTACTACACGGAGTGGCAGACGGCGAATCGCATGCGGGGGGAGTTCTTCATCTACATGGTTGACCAAGCTCTTTCGAACCCCAAGCTGCTCGTCGTTCAGGACCCGGTTGGGAAACGAGTCCAGCCCCTCGAACGCGTGGTTGAATACCAGATTCGGGGCGAAACCCTGCGGGCCCTGGCGGAGGAAGCGTGACGCTCATCGGCATGGTGCGCGAGAATTCGTGACTGGTCGCGCGCCGCGGCCCACAGGAGCAGCGGTGGTTCGGGCGTTAGGCCGGGCGGGGTGGTACCGGGACCATCAGCGGGGAGCGCATGTCTACCTCCGACACCCTGAGCGGCACGGGCTGGTGACCGTCCCGGTGCACCAGGGGGAGACGATCAAGCCGAAGACATTGGCATCCATTCTGGAGCAGGCCGGGCTCTCGGTACAAGAATTCCGGCGACTCCTTTGACCGGAGCAGTGCGAGATGCGTAAGTACACGATCATCCTGGAGCCCGACGAGGAGGAGGGAGGCTACACGGTCGTTGTCCCCGCGTTGCCGGGCTGTGTCACCCAGGGACGATCGGTAGCCGAGTGCATCGACCGTGCCTCGGAGGCGATCGCTGGCTATCTAGAGAGCCTGCGCGCCGCCGGCGAGCAGATCCCCGAGGAGCTGGAGCATGCGCAGGCAATTACGATAGAGGTTCCCGCGTAGCGATGGTCGGTCGACTCGTTCGGCTACCCGGCGGAGCCCGGACGGAGATGCCGGCCCAGTACTCGACCTTCTGCTGGTGATCGTCGTTGCGCACCGCAGCTCCGGCCGCTCAGCGTTTGGCTGACGCGCTGTACGCCCCGCGCATGCGTGTCGCGAGCGAGTTGCGGCGATCGGCCGGCTCAGTCCAGCGCGGCGCGAACCGCGGCCTCGATGCGCGACTCGTTCGGCGTCACCTGCTCGATCTGCGTCGGATTCGGCGGCACGGGCACGTCGGGGATGGCCACGCGGCGCGGCGCGGACTTCAGCAGGTCGAACCCGTGCTCCGAGACGGATGACACGATCTCGGACGCGACCCCGCAGCTCAGCTGTCCCTCGTCGACGGCGACCAGCCGCCCCGTTCGCGCTACGCTCTCCAGAATCCCGCCGCGGTCGAGCGGCGAGAGGACCTGCGGATCGATCACCTCGACCCCGATGCCGTCGCGCGCCAGCCGCTCGGCGACCGCGAGCGCCCGGGGCACCATGCCCGAGACGGCCACGACGGTCACGTCGTTCCCCGCGCGCAGCACCCGCGCCCGGACCGGCCTCGGCGTGGAGGCGCCGTCCACCTCGCCGATCTCTCGGTGGAGCAGCGGCGTGTCGACGTACACGACCGGATCGTCGCTGGCGATGGCCGTGCGCATCAGCTCGTAGGCGGCGGCCGGCGTGCCGGGCGCGACCACCACGAGGCCCGGCGCGTTGCAGAGCATCGCCTGCGACGTCTGCGAATGCTGCGCCGCCCAGCCCGCCCGAAGCCCGATGAGCATGTGGAACACGATGGGCGCGGCGAACTGGCCGCCGGACATGTAGCGCAGCAGCGCGGCTTCGTTGAGCACCGGCTCCCAGGCGTCGAACATGAAGCTGGCGTTGGAGAAGGTAACGATCGGTCGGAGGCCGAAGAGCGCGGCGCCCACCGCGGCGCCGGCGAACCCCTCTTCGGAGATGGGCACCGACCGCACGCGCGCCTCGCCGAACGCCTTTCCGAAGCCGCCCTCCGGCGCGCCGGGCCCGCCGAAGCCGCCGATCAGAATCGTCGTGGGATCCGCGCTCATCGCGTCGGCGATGGCGCGGTTCCGGGCCTCGAGGAAGCTCATTTGGGCCATAGGTCCCCTCCCGCAAGGATGTCGGCGAACGCGTTCTGGGGAACGGGGAAGGCCGCGGCCTGCGCCGCCTTCGTCGCCCGCTCGACGTCGCCCTGGATCTTCCGGTCCATCTCGAGGACCTCCTCCTTGGTCGCGACGCCGGCGGCCAGCACCTGCTCCACCATGCGGAGGACAGGGTCCGCGCGGTGCCAGACCTCCAGCGGATCGCTGGCCGGCGGCGCCCACGCGAGGGAGAGATCGGTCGCGCCGGTCACCTCGAGGGTCGGGTTCTCGCCTCCCGACCGGCCGGGCCAGGCTGGCGTGCGCGCCTCCAGGAACGCTGGCTTCCGGTCCCGCCGCACCCGCCCGATCAGCTCTTCGGCCACCGGATACACGGCGGCGGGATCGGTGGCGTCCACCGCGGCGCCCTCCACGCCGTACGTCCGCGGCAGGTCCGTCAGCTCTGAAAAGTTCAGGTTCGATCGGCGCGGCGGATCGTACGGGACGGCGTTGTTGTTCTCGCAGACGTACAGCACGGGCAGGTCCCACAGCCCGGCCAGATTGAACACCTCGGGCACGACGCCCTCCGACAGGGACCGGTCGCCGAGAAAGGCCACCGCGATCCAGCCCTCGCCGCGCACCTTGGCCGCCAGCGCCGCGCCCGTCGCCATGATCGTGCTCCCGCCGACGATGGACGTGGCCACGGTGCGCCACTCTCGGGACATGATGTGCTGCGTCCCGCCCTTGCCCTTGCTGGCGCCCGTCTCCTTCACCAGCAGCTCTCCCATGACCTGCTCCAGCGGGATGCCCCGCGCCAGGCAGTGGCCGTGGCACCGGTGCGTCGTGAAGATCACGTCCTCGGGCTCCAGCATCGAGATCACGCAGGCGCCGGTCGCCTCCTGGCCGATGTAGACGTGGTAGTTGCCGTAGACCTGGCTCGGACCCAGATCGCAGCACTTCTCGTCCGCCCGCCGCATCAGCAGCATGCTCTCCAGCAGCGGGAGGAGTCGGTCTCGTGGGATCGCCATCGCTTCCTCCGATGCGCTGTCTCGGTCTGTGTACGTGGCGCTAGTCGCGCCAGCTCCAGTCGGGCAGGTTCCAGTTGGCCACGTCGTCGGACACGCTGACCATCGGGCCTTGAAGGCTGGAGACGTGGGCGAAGAACGACAGATTGTAGTAGAGGGGAATGACCGGCTCCTCCTCACTCACCAGCTTCATCATCGCCACCACCTGCGCGTTCCGCCCGGCGCGGTCCAGCGTGGTCTCGTATGCGGTGACGAGGCGGTCGAAGTCGGGATTGGACCAGCCGCCCTGGTTGTTGCCCTGCCACCGGCTCTCAGCGGTCGGGATCTCCGAGCTGCGGAGCCGGTCGACCGGGGGCACGAACGCGCGTTGGTGGCTGACGTTCAGGATGCCGGGCAGCATCGAGCGCATCTGGCGGTCGGTGATCTGCGCTCGCGGGATCACCCGAACCGATGGGTCGACGCCCGCCTGGCGGAGGCTGTCCGCCATGATCTCGACCTCGATGTCGTTCCGCGCGCCGGCCGCCACCTCCACCTCCACGGCGAATCGATTCTGCGACGCGTCGGCCAG harbors:
- a CDS encoding thiamine pyrophosphate-dependent dehydrogenase E1 component subunit alpha; the encoded protein is MAIPRDRLLPLLESMLLMRRADEKCCDLGPSQVYGNYHVYIGQEATGACVISMLEPEDVIFTTHRCHGHCLARGIPLEQVMGELLVKETGASKGKGGTQHIMSREWRTVATSIVGGSTIMATGAALAAKVRGEGWIAVAFLGDRSLSEGVVPEVFNLAGLWDLPVLYVCENNNAVPYDPPRRSNLNFSELTDLPRTYGVEGAAVDATDPAAVYPVAEELIGRVRRDRKPAFLEARTPAWPGRSGGENPTLEVTGATDLSLAWAPPASDPLEVWHRADPVLRMVEQVLAAGVATKEEVLEMDRKIQGDVERATKAAQAAAFPVPQNAFADILAGGDLWPK
- a CDS encoding type II toxin-antitoxin system HicA family toxin, giving the protein MVRALGRAGWYRDHQRGAHVYLRHPERHGLVTVPVHQGETIKPKTLASILEQAGLSVQEFRRLL
- a CDS encoding transketolase C-terminal domain-containing protein; translated protein: MAQMSFLEARNRAIADAMSADPTTILIGGFGGPGAPEGGFGKAFGEARVRSVPISEEGFAGAAVGAALFGLRPIVTFSNASFMFDAWEPVLNEAALLRYMSGGQFAAPIVFHMLIGLRAGWAAQHSQTSQAMLCNAPGLVVVAPGTPAAAYELMRTAIASDDPVVYVDTPLLHREIGEVDGASTPRPVRARVLRAGNDVTVVAVSGMVPRALAVAERLARDGIGVEVIDPQVLSPLDRGGILESVARTGRLVAVDEGQLSCGVASEIVSSVSEHGFDLLKSAPRRVAIPDVPVPPNPTQIEQVTPNESRIEAAVRAALD
- a CDS encoding type II toxin-antitoxin system HicB family antitoxin; translation: MRKYTIILEPDEEEGGYTVVVPALPGCVTQGRSVAECIDRASEAIAGYLESLRAAGEQIPEELEHAQAITIEVPA